The Cryptomeria japonica chromosome 9, Sugi_1.0, whole genome shotgun sequence DNA segment CACCCtattttcaaactcatttttttctTGTCTTGATTGAGACCACAATTGTTCATGTTTCTGGTTCAACATTattgcttccttaacctcattctctcattttgcaactttgttTTCTAATTCTCCCAGACAAATCTCCCACAAGCACCCACCTTCAGCGATTTTTTCCTTCAATTCTTTAGTCTCATTAATTGATTCTTTCAGCTTATTTTCCAATTCGATATTTTCTTTACTTATTACATTGCAAGATACTTGGTTCTTCTGGCACAAAATTCTTGATTCATTAAGCTCATTTTGCAGCTCTGCAATTGTTTCTTCTAAATCGGccttaaaagtattccaaaaagaGGGATTTTCAGTCATTTTTAAATGCAATTCTTCATTCTTATACTCGTACCCTTTCGAATTTTCTTCCAAGTGTTCTTTTTCATGTCCTAGATGAATGCAATATTCATCATGTTTCAGTCTTGTCTCATTGAGCTCATTTTCCAGCCCTGCAACTGTGCCTTCCAACTCTGCCTTAGATGATTCCCACAAGCACCTATGTTCAGTCATTTTTGCCTTCAATTCCTCAGTTTCATCATCGAACTCTTTCAGCTTTTCTTCCAAATGTTTTTTTTCATCTGTTAGTTGAATGTAGAATTCTTCATGCTTCAGTCTTGTTTCATTGAGCTCATTTTGCAGCCCTACAACTGTGCCTTCTAACTCTGCCTTAGACAAATTCCACAAGCAACGGTCTTCAATAAGTTTTTCCTTCAATTCTATAGACTCATCATTGGACTCTTTTAACTTATTTCCCAGCTCAATATTTTCTTGTCTTAATTCTGTGCTCAATTTTTCATGTTTCTGCCATAACTTTCTTGTTTCATTAAGCTCATCTTGTAACTGTGCAACTCTTCCTTTCAACTCTAACTTACAAGAATCAAAATAGAATCCATCTTcagttattttattttgtaatttcTTATTTATATCAGTAAACTCTTTCAACTTGTTTtccaaatcatttttttcttttcttaactTTGTGCACAGTTCTTCATGTCCTTGGCTAAATACTTGTCTTTCATTAAGCTCATTTTGCAGCCCTGCAACCCTGCCTTCCAACTTTGTCATACAAGAATCCCACATTTTCTTATCTTCGGTCATCATTGCATTCAATTTCTTAGAACATCAATTACTTTTTGCAAATCTTTTTCCATTTTAATTTTTTCTTGCATTAACTGAGTGTACAATTCTTCATGTTTCTTGCTCAATTTTCTTGCTTCATCAATCTCATTTTGCTGCTCTGTAATTTTTCCTTCTAACCTCACCCTACTAGAATCCCAAAATTTCTGATCCTCGACCATCTTCACTTTCAATTTCTTAGCCCCTTCATTGCATTTTCTCAACTCGTTTTTACAATTTCTGTGTGCATATCTGCCTTACAAGCATCCCACAAGCATCTATCTTCATTTCTATTTCCTTGTAGTTCCTCAATCCTATGGTTGCATTCCTTCACCTTATTTTCCAACTCAATTTTTTCCTCTCCTAATTGAGAGCATAGATTTTCATGACTCACCCAATATTCTTGTTTGATTGAGCTCATTTTTCACCACCTGTAATCTTTGAATCTCGTCATTGCATTCTTTCAACTTATTTTCCAGCTCATATTTTTCTTGTGGCAATTGAGTACATAATTTTTCCTGATTCTCACTCAAtatacttgtttgattaagctcatttTTCAAATATTGTAATTCTTTAATCTCTTCATTGCATTCTTTGAACTTATTTTCCAgctctttcaatttattttctagcTCATTCTTTTTTTGTGTCAATTGAGTACATAATTTTTCATTACTCTCACTCATGACTCTTGTTTCAGTAAGCTCATTCTTTagctcttcaattgtgtttttcatGGCTTCCTCATAAGAATCCCACTGACTTTTGTCTTTATTAATTTCTACAAGTAATTCCTTAGAAGCAGCATCACTCAATTGCAACGTATTTTTCAACTCATCTATTTGTTTTCTTTCATTTGTGATTGTAATAAGTAAAGTTTGATTCAATCTCTTCAAATTTTTCACCTCATCACCTCTATCATCACTTGCATTTACTTTTGTTGGTGCTTTTTGACCCTGCAAATATATCATGCCATTATGGACTTATTATTACATTCCATGCTATTCTATACATTTCTTTCATTAGTTAAGGTTCAGCTTTTTCCTTTATTTACGTTTCCTCTTGTCATATTGCGATAATTCCTGCCATAAAAGAAAGATATCAGTTTGATCAGATCCATTCACAAGAGTATTCCATTCCCATTTACATATAAAAACCTACGTCTTTTAAACATTTGAATATCAATCAGGAGAACCCTAACCCCAATACATATCAATATTTACTGTGATCCATGACGATTAATATTTATGTTTATCCAAATGCAGTTTTATTTTGAATGTATGCTGTTTAAACACTCACACAATCATATTCAGTCTCGTGAACTGTAAAATTTATAATAGAAATGGTATTCGAAACACATACCCAAATGTAATACTGGAGAACTTCTGCTGTTTAGCAAAATTTATAATAGAAATTAGATCTTCAAAGGTTGGCACACTATAATAAGTCTTCAAAGGTTGGCACAATATAAACAGATAAATGTTTTTTCAAACAGTTATAATTTGAATTCTATGTTTTGCGCAGGGTGATGGAGGCTATATAATTGGTAACTGCAGGGTTGCATCGTTTCGGAAAATTTTAATCCTTAACGAATGGTTTGAATATGGAAATATTTTTAATGttgaataatttaaaaatttaacatATATTTTGATATAAATATTATGAGAAATTTCTTGAGATTGtttctaaaattatatataatgatTCCATTAATTTATTATGTCTTTTGATAATTTCTTATAATATTTAAAATGTgtcatataaaatatttaaaatgtgtcataaaaaatatttttatgttgAAAGGGATTCACTTAAATAATATAATTCTTAGGATTTTAAAGTAGAGATTTAGGTTTGTAAGAGGGAAATTTTCATACGTGGCTCTTTCTTTCATTTGTTTTTAGGTTCATTTTGTCTTAGTTTGTCTTCTATAACCTAACTAATATAAAAGTGGTATACTTTTACATGTAAAAATAGCTAATATATAAGTGGTATACTTTTAAATTCAAAAGTTGATCATTACACATACTTCGCATCGTGAAGTCTATTAGACAAATAAAAAAACCAAAATAGATTAACTATTAATttctaatacaaaaaaaaaaggtgaaaatcaATTATGGCGGAGCCGGCTCTGCAAAATCCGTTGGACGACAATGGCGGATCAAAGGATTTAACAGGGAAATCGAAAGGGAGGCAGTATGAAGAGAAAGGCGAGATTGTGATGGATctcatggaggagatggaggaagaCAGACAGTTTTGGGAAGAACATGTAGTGATCGCAAGGATCATCGGCCTCAACTGGTCAAGGAAAAACATCAGATTGTGGGTAGAAGATAAGTGGGGCGATCGGATTGTTATCAAATTTGTACTGAAAGGATTCTTTGTGGTGCTTTTTGAAAAACGATCAGAAAGAGATCGTATCCTTAACCAGAAGAATTGGTTTGAAGACAAGCACATGGTGTATTTGCAACCCTGGACACCGAATTTTGATCCCATCCCGTTGGCAGTCTATTCATGCCCGATTTGGATATGCCTTAACAATTTGCTGATTGAATATTGGGGAGAGGTCTTCTTGGAGAAGATCGGCAGAATGCCTGGGACGGTGTTGGAGATAGATGTAGATGATGAGGAGGATTGGTGCAAGTATGCAAGATTGAGGATTGCGGCAGTCGGATGTATCCCGGAGCACATTACATTACATACGTCGAATGGTGCGTGGAGGCACCAGATAGAAGTTGAAAAAGAAATCCGTCATTGCCCCAGATGTGGTAGCAAGTTTCATAGAGTAGAGGATTGTAGAATTTTCGTTAGGAAGGCTAGGACTCCTTTTAGGAGACCACTACAAAACTGGAGGCGAAAGTTGGAACAACCATCGAAAACGGTTTCGGTTTCTGTTGAAAAGATTCAAGACACAAAATCTTCACTGCAGCATCAAGAGAAGGGTTCATCGTCATCAGTTAATGTTGGGGATGATCTCTCTCAAAAAATAGGAACACAGCCATCAATAGTTGTCCTGATGATGGAGGGGAGATTTCCAGgcaggaagaatttgaaaacaAGGTGGGGGGTGAAGATCTGTTAACCCCTAGAATCAATAATTCATGTAAAGGGTTATCTAACACAGAATTTGTATTTGATAAGGACTTTGAGGAGGAAATGTTTCAAGAGGATGCTTTGGATAATTTAGATCTGAGATGTATCAGTCAGTCAAATAACGCTTTACTTGGTAAAGCCAAAGGATAAAGAGGCAGGCGAAGAAACCATCAAAAAAGGGAAGACAAAGCAAAAGAGAAGGGAATTGTTAGTGTATTCGATTTCATGAGGAAAGCCAAGGGAGAAGGGCTCTCCCTTCATAAGAGATGAAGATCACcacgtggaatgttaggggtctctcGGCCCCTGACAAAAGACACTTGGTAAAATGAGCGTTTTGTAGATGTAGTTGTGATATCATTGCCATCTAGGAAACAAAGCTTAGTTCAGAgaatgtgaattgtttcattaagTCTTGTAGAGTTGGGAGGGTATTTTTCAAGAAGCCAATGGAGCCGCTAGCGGACTTGGCATTTTATGGAATCCTTCTTTGGTCAATGTCACGTTATTAGAGAAAGGCGAGCACTAGATGATTTGTATTGTTTACAATATCAAGGAATATGAATTTCCTTTATTAAATGTTTATGGGCCTACAAAAACTATAGATAAGTCTCATGTTTGGAATGTTCTTTCAAACAAAATTTATAATCTGAGGAGTGATAGGGTAGTTGTGGTAGGCAATTTTAATGCTTTGGTTGATTTAGATGAGAAGAAGGGAGGCTTGAGAATGTCAAATAAGGTTATGGAAGATTTCCACGATTTTGTTGCATAGAATCATTTGATGGATGTTGTTCCAAAGAATGGTCTATTTACATGGACTAATTAAGTGGCCAATTTCGCACACATTTCAGAAAGATTGGGCAGACATCTCATTGGAGAATTCTTGATGGAGTCGTCTTTTCAGGTAGAGGCATGCATTCTCCCAATATCTCTATCAGATCATTTTCTTGTGGAGCTTAAGTTGAGTGAGGCTCCATCTAAAGGAAGCAACAGTTTCAAATTTTTGAGCATATGGTAGAGAGATGGTGAGTTCATTTAACATCTCGAGCAATGGTGGAAAGAGAGTAATATATTTAGGGGAACCCTGAGTTATAGCtttgtgaaaaaaataaaattcttaaagGAGAAGATTAAAGTTTGGAAAAAAGATACTTTTAAAAACATATTTACAGAAAGAGATCAAGTTGAGGAAGAACTATCTTTATTAAATTTTGTCACTAACACTTCCGAGATGTCTAATGATGCATATAAGAAAGAAATAGCTCTTAAGAAGGAATTGGCAGAGATACTTTTTAGAGAGGAAATATATTGGCGTGATAAATCCAGAGAGATGTGGATTAAAGAAGGGGATGCGAACACTAAATTCTTCCATTCCTCGGTGAAGACTAAAAGGAGTAGGAACATAATAGACTCGATCTTGGATCAGGAAGGCAAGTGACATTCTTCTCCTGAAGCTATTCAAGAGGTAGCGGTGAAATTTTTCAAGGATTTGCTTGGTAACGTTAATGGGCACAAACCATTACAACCTCATCTAATGACAGATATTATCTACAACGAGATCTCAGACGAGGACAGCAAATTATTATGTTGTCCATTCACTATAGAGTAGGTCAAAAAGGTTTTTTTTGACTTGCATCCAAACAAAGCTCCTGGCCCAAATGGATTCTCcatggatttttttcaaaaatgttgcgGGTTTTTGGGTAATGACATTCACAGAATCATGGAAGATTTTACAAAATAGGGGAGATTTGTGAAGGAAATTAATCATACCAACATTGCTCTAATCCCTAAGAAGAAGGATTGTTCATCCATTGTGGATTTTAGGCCCATTTCTTTATGTAACTCTATTTACAAAACTCTATCCAAGGCTATGGTGAGCAGGTTAAAACCTATCCTGGTGAAGATCATTTCTCCTCAACAACATGGATTCACCCCGAGCTATGAAATCATGGATAGCATAATCATGACAGCAGAAACTATTCATTCTATGCATACATGCAAATTCAAAGGTATGATTATTAAATGAGATGTGACCAAGGCTTATGATCGAGTTACGTGGAGCTTCCTAATTGAGGTACTTAGGAAATTTGGTTTTGATCAAAGACGGTTAAAATGTACTGAACATTGTATTTCATCTGCAAATTTTTCCATTATTGTTAATAGTTTTGTGAGCAGTTTTTTCCAAGCTACTAATGGGCTTCAGCAAGGAGATCCCCTATCACCCTTTTTGTTTTTACTTATGGAAGAAGTACTCGGTGGTAATATAAAGAGAAAGGTTGGGCAAGGCCATTGGAAAGGTTTTTCAATTCACGAAAGTCTGGATCCAATCTCTCATTTGCAATTCGCAGACGATACTATTCTGTTTGGCGAAGCTACGGAGAGAGAAGCTCACATTATAAAGAATGTGTTAGAAGATTATGAAAAGGATTTTGTCCAGTGTGTGAACAAACAAAAATCAATGATATACTTCATCAACACAAATAAGAGGATTCAATCAAAGATAGTGGGAATATTGCAATATGGTCAAGGCAGTTTTCCTATTAAATATCTTGGGGTTCCTTTGTTCACAGTAAAATTGGATAATAGAATATGGGAAGAGGTTGTCAATAAGTGCAAAGCCAAATCTATGTCATGGAAAAAATAAATGGCTTTCGCAGGCAGGGCGGATACAAATGATAAAATATGTTTTGTCTGTAGTTCCTATCTATTATATGTCTTGCTATAGAATGTATTGCAAGGCTTCATCGGCATTAGATGGAAtgttcaaaaaaattatttgggaAGGTTTGAAAGAGGAAAAAAGATCCCTTTAATCAATTGGGATACTACCTCAATGTTTAAGGAGGAAGGTGGGGTAGGTCTTAGGAAAATTAATTTCCAAAACTTGGCACTCGGTGCCGAACTTGCTTGGAAAATGTATAATTTACCCCATAAAGGCTAGTGCAAGTTGATGGCTACCAAATATCTAGACTCGAATGAGCCAGAGAGAATATTTACAGTGGCCAACATGGTTGGAGGTTCACCGATATGGAAATTCATTTGGGAAAGCAGGAAGATCTTAATAGATCATCTGACATGGAGGATTGGTAATGGGCACAAAGCAAAGTTTTGGAGGGATTCTTGGAATGGAGAGGAAGCATTGGCAGATGTGATTGAGGATCAAGATTGGATCAATCAAATGGAGATAGTTATGGGAGTTTATGTGGCAGATTATGTTGATatgaattcttctccaaattctcctatTTCGTGGAAACAAGTTGGAGATTAGCAGAGTGATAACAGTCTGAATTTGGTTGATATACTTAAAAGTAGGAAGACTTACATTTCGAATGAAAATGATTATGTTGTTTGGAATGCTGTTAAATCAGGTAAATATAAGGTGAGTTTGGGATAAGAACTACAAAGAAAGAGACAGAAGGATTGCAAATGGCCTACCATTCTGTGTTGGGACAAAAGGGTGCTGCCTAAAGATGGTGCCTTCCTATGGATTGCATTGCATGGAAGGATTATTACGTGCgacataattaaaaaaataggtataGCGAAGCCCAACAGATGTTGCCTCTATAAACAAGAGGAAGAATCCATAGAACATTTACTATATGGTTGTTTTTATGA contains these protein-coding regions:
- the LOC131858251 gene encoding uncharacterized protein LOC131858251; amino-acid sequence: MRTEVLQYYIWVCVSNTISIINFTVHETEYDCGQKAPTKVNASDDRGDEVKNLKRLNQTLLITITNERKQIDELKNTLQLSDAASKELLVEINKDKSQWDSYEEAMKNTIEELKNELTETRVMSESNEKLCTQLTQKKNELENKLKELENKFKECNEEIKELQYLKNELNQTSILSENQEKLCTQLPQEKYELENKLKECNDEIQRLQVVKNELNQTRILGRYAHRNCKNELRKCNEGAKKLKVKMVEDQKFWDSSRVRLEGKITEQQNEIDEARKLSKKHEELYTQLMQEKIKMEKDLQKVIDVLRN